In one window of Neofelis nebulosa isolate mNeoNeb1 chromosome 15, mNeoNeb1.pri, whole genome shotgun sequence DNA:
- the CHIT1 gene encoding chitotriosidase-1 isoform X1, translated as MFNREGTWIPEGAVKKQASRLVWSPAPLTCLIVLLMIQWGSAAKLVCYFTNWAQYRQGAARFLPKDVNPNLCTHLIYAFAGMTNHQLSSIEWDDEVFYQEFNGLKKMNPKLKTLLSIGGWNFGTQKFTDMVATANNRQTFVNSAVKFLRKYDFDGLDLDWEYPGSRGSPPSDKQRFTALVQDLAAAFQREAQMSGKERLLLSAAVPAGRKNIEAGYEVDKIAQSLDFISLMAYDFHGSYEKTTGHNSPLYKRQGESGAVAELNVDFAVQLWVQKGTPANKLILGMPAYGRSFTMASPSNTGVGAPATGPGTPGPFTKEGGLLAYYEVCSWKGATKPRIMDQKVPYAFKGNQWVGFDDVESFKTKASYLKQKGLGGAMVWALDMDDFTGFFCNQGPYPLIKALQLELSLPLGPPGPEVPAPDQPSEPERVPSLEQDTFCRGKADGLYPNPGDQSSYYSCAGGQLFQQSCPASLVFSSSCKCCTWS; from the exons GCTCTGCTGCAAAGCTGGTCTGCTACTTCACCAACTGGGCCCAGTACAGACAGGGAGCTGCTCGCTTCTTGCCCAAGGATGTGAACCCCAATCTGTGCACCCACCTCATTTATGCCTTTGCGGGCATGACCAATCACCAGCTCAGCTCCATAGAGTGGGATGATGAGGTTTTCTACCAGGAGTTCAACGGCCTGAAGAAGAT GAATCCCAAGCTGAAGACACTGCTTTCCATCGGGGGCTGGAACTTTGGCACTCAGAA ATTCACAGATATGGTGGCTACAGCCAACAACCGTCAGACCTTCGTCAACTCAGCCGTTAAGTTTCTGCGCAAATATGATTTTGATGGCCTTGACCTTGACTGGGAGTACCCAGGGAGCCGGGGGAGCCCTCCTTCGGACAAGCAGCGCTTCACAGCCCTGGTGCAG GACCTGGCCGCTGCCTTCCAGCGGGAAGCCCAGATGTCAGGGAAGGAACGCCTCCTTCTGAGCGCAGCCGTCCCAGCCGGGAGAAAGAACATAGAGGCTGGATACGAGGTGGACAAAATTGCTCA GAGCCTGGATTTCATCAGCCTTATGGCCTACGACTTCCATGGCTCTTATGAGAAGACCACAGGACATAACAGCCCCCTCTacaagaggcagggagagagcggGGCAGTGGCCGAACTCAACGTG GACTTTGCCGTGCAACTCTGGGTGCAGAAGGGGACCCCTGCCAACAAACTGATCCTTGGCATGCCTGCCTATGGACGATCCTTCACCATGGCCTCCCCATCAAACACTGGAGTGGGGGCCCCAGCCACGGGGCCTGGAACCCCTGGCCCCTTCACCAAAGAGGGAGGGCTGCTGGCTTACTATGAG GTCTGCTCCTGGAAGGGGGCCACTAAGCCCAGAATCATGGACCAGAAGGTGCCCTATGCCTTCAAGGGCAACCAGTGGGTGGGCTTTGATGATGTGGAGAGCTTCAAAACCAAG GCCAGCTACCTGAAGCAGAAGGGACTGGGTGGCGCCATGGTGTGGGCTCTGGACATGGACGACTTCACTGGCTTCTTCTGTAACCAGGGCCCATATCCCCTCATCAAGGCACTGCAGCTGGAGCTGA GTCTTCCTTTAGGCCCGCCAGGACCTGAAGTCCCAGCACCAGACCAGCCTTCTGAACCTGAGCGTGTCCCCAGCCTCGAACAAGACACCTTCTGCCGGGGCAAAGCTGACGGGCTCTACCCCAACCCTGGGGACCAGTCCAGCTACTATAGCTGTGCAGGGGGGCAGCTATTCCAGCAAAGCTGCCCAGCAAGCCTGGTGTTCAGCTCCTCCTGCAAATGCTGCACTTGGAGTTGA
- the CHIT1 gene encoding chitotriosidase-1 isoform X3 produces the protein MIQWGSAAKLVCYFTNWAQYRQGAARFLPKDVNPNLCTHLIYAFAGMTNHQLSSIEWDDEVFYQEFNGLKKMNPKLKTLLSIGGWNFGTQKFTDMVATANNRQTFVNSAVKFLRKYDFDGLDLDWEYPGSRGSPPSDKQRFTALVQDLAAAFQREAQMSGKERLLLSAAVPAGRKNIEAGYEVDKIAQSLDFISLMAYDFHGSYEKTTGHNSPLYKRQGESGAVAELNVDFAVQLWVQKGTPANKLILGMPAYGRSFTMASPSNTGVGAPATGPGTPGPFTKEGGLLAYYEVCSWKGATKPRIMDQKVPYAFKGNQWVGFDDVESFKTKASYLKQKGLGGAMVWALDMDDFTGFFCNQGPYPLIKALQLELSLPLGPPGPEVPAPDQPSEPERVPSLEQDTFCRGKADGLYPNPGDQSSYYSCAGGQLFQQSCPASLVFSSSCKCCTWS, from the exons GCTCTGCTGCAAAGCTGGTCTGCTACTTCACCAACTGGGCCCAGTACAGACAGGGAGCTGCTCGCTTCTTGCCCAAGGATGTGAACCCCAATCTGTGCACCCACCTCATTTATGCCTTTGCGGGCATGACCAATCACCAGCTCAGCTCCATAGAGTGGGATGATGAGGTTTTCTACCAGGAGTTCAACGGCCTGAAGAAGAT GAATCCCAAGCTGAAGACACTGCTTTCCATCGGGGGCTGGAACTTTGGCACTCAGAA ATTCACAGATATGGTGGCTACAGCCAACAACCGTCAGACCTTCGTCAACTCAGCCGTTAAGTTTCTGCGCAAATATGATTTTGATGGCCTTGACCTTGACTGGGAGTACCCAGGGAGCCGGGGGAGCCCTCCTTCGGACAAGCAGCGCTTCACAGCCCTGGTGCAG GACCTGGCCGCTGCCTTCCAGCGGGAAGCCCAGATGTCAGGGAAGGAACGCCTCCTTCTGAGCGCAGCCGTCCCAGCCGGGAGAAAGAACATAGAGGCTGGATACGAGGTGGACAAAATTGCTCA GAGCCTGGATTTCATCAGCCTTATGGCCTACGACTTCCATGGCTCTTATGAGAAGACCACAGGACATAACAGCCCCCTCTacaagaggcagggagagagcggGGCAGTGGCCGAACTCAACGTG GACTTTGCCGTGCAACTCTGGGTGCAGAAGGGGACCCCTGCCAACAAACTGATCCTTGGCATGCCTGCCTATGGACGATCCTTCACCATGGCCTCCCCATCAAACACTGGAGTGGGGGCCCCAGCCACGGGGCCTGGAACCCCTGGCCCCTTCACCAAAGAGGGAGGGCTGCTGGCTTACTATGAG GTCTGCTCCTGGAAGGGGGCCACTAAGCCCAGAATCATGGACCAGAAGGTGCCCTATGCCTTCAAGGGCAACCAGTGGGTGGGCTTTGATGATGTGGAGAGCTTCAAAACCAAG GCCAGCTACCTGAAGCAGAAGGGACTGGGTGGCGCCATGGTGTGGGCTCTGGACATGGACGACTTCACTGGCTTCTTCTGTAACCAGGGCCCATATCCCCTCATCAAGGCACTGCAGCTGGAGCTGA GTCTTCCTTTAGGCCCGCCAGGACCTGAAGTCCCAGCACCAGACCAGCCTTCTGAACCTGAGCGTGTCCCCAGCCTCGAACAAGACACCTTCTGCCGGGGCAAAGCTGACGGGCTCTACCCCAACCCTGGGGACCAGTCCAGCTACTATAGCTGTGCAGGGGGGCAGCTATTCCAGCAAAGCTGCCCAGCAAGCCTGGTGTTCAGCTCCTCCTGCAAATGCTGCACTTGGAGTTGA
- the CHIT1 gene encoding chitotriosidase-1 isoform X2 yields MARSVARAGLIVLLMIQWGSAAKLVCYFTNWAQYRQGAARFLPKDVNPNLCTHLIYAFAGMTNHQLSSIEWDDEVFYQEFNGLKKMNPKLKTLLSIGGWNFGTQKFTDMVATANNRQTFVNSAVKFLRKYDFDGLDLDWEYPGSRGSPPSDKQRFTALVQDLAAAFQREAQMSGKERLLLSAAVPAGRKNIEAGYEVDKIAQSLDFISLMAYDFHGSYEKTTGHNSPLYKRQGESGAVAELNVDFAVQLWVQKGTPANKLILGMPAYGRSFTMASPSNTGVGAPATGPGTPGPFTKEGGLLAYYEVCSWKGATKPRIMDQKVPYAFKGNQWVGFDDVESFKTKASYLKQKGLGGAMVWALDMDDFTGFFCNQGPYPLIKALQLELSLPLGPPGPEVPAPDQPSEPERVPSLEQDTFCRGKADGLYPNPGDQSSYYSCAGGQLFQQSCPASLVFSSSCKCCTWS; encoded by the exons GCTCTGCTGCAAAGCTGGTCTGCTACTTCACCAACTGGGCCCAGTACAGACAGGGAGCTGCTCGCTTCTTGCCCAAGGATGTGAACCCCAATCTGTGCACCCACCTCATTTATGCCTTTGCGGGCATGACCAATCACCAGCTCAGCTCCATAGAGTGGGATGATGAGGTTTTCTACCAGGAGTTCAACGGCCTGAAGAAGAT GAATCCCAAGCTGAAGACACTGCTTTCCATCGGGGGCTGGAACTTTGGCACTCAGAA ATTCACAGATATGGTGGCTACAGCCAACAACCGTCAGACCTTCGTCAACTCAGCCGTTAAGTTTCTGCGCAAATATGATTTTGATGGCCTTGACCTTGACTGGGAGTACCCAGGGAGCCGGGGGAGCCCTCCTTCGGACAAGCAGCGCTTCACAGCCCTGGTGCAG GACCTGGCCGCTGCCTTCCAGCGGGAAGCCCAGATGTCAGGGAAGGAACGCCTCCTTCTGAGCGCAGCCGTCCCAGCCGGGAGAAAGAACATAGAGGCTGGATACGAGGTGGACAAAATTGCTCA GAGCCTGGATTTCATCAGCCTTATGGCCTACGACTTCCATGGCTCTTATGAGAAGACCACAGGACATAACAGCCCCCTCTacaagaggcagggagagagcggGGCAGTGGCCGAACTCAACGTG GACTTTGCCGTGCAACTCTGGGTGCAGAAGGGGACCCCTGCCAACAAACTGATCCTTGGCATGCCTGCCTATGGACGATCCTTCACCATGGCCTCCCCATCAAACACTGGAGTGGGGGCCCCAGCCACGGGGCCTGGAACCCCTGGCCCCTTCACCAAAGAGGGAGGGCTGCTGGCTTACTATGAG GTCTGCTCCTGGAAGGGGGCCACTAAGCCCAGAATCATGGACCAGAAGGTGCCCTATGCCTTCAAGGGCAACCAGTGGGTGGGCTTTGATGATGTGGAGAGCTTCAAAACCAAG GCCAGCTACCTGAAGCAGAAGGGACTGGGTGGCGCCATGGTGTGGGCTCTGGACATGGACGACTTCACTGGCTTCTTCTGTAACCAGGGCCCATATCCCCTCATCAAGGCACTGCAGCTGGAGCTGA GTCTTCCTTTAGGCCCGCCAGGACCTGAAGTCCCAGCACCAGACCAGCCTTCTGAACCTGAGCGTGTCCCCAGCCTCGAACAAGACACCTTCTGCCGGGGCAAAGCTGACGGGCTCTACCCCAACCCTGGGGACCAGTCCAGCTACTATAGCTGTGCAGGGGGGCAGCTATTCCAGCAAAGCTGCCCAGCAAGCCTGGTGTTCAGCTCCTCCTGCAAATGCTGCACTTGGAGTTGA